From Treponema sp. OMZ 787:
CAGAAGCCGAATCTTCAGGTTTAGCCTGCGAAACTGTTACAGTAGGCGACCCGACTTTTGCAGGTCCGTTGGCTGGAGTCTCGTTGGGACTCTTGTGCTATCACGTGGCAGAACCGGAAATTAAGAGCCAAATAGACCCTGCGGTCTATGAAGAGCAGGTAAGCATGATGGAAATGGTTATGGACGTCGATGCTATTATCGCGGAAATTTCGGAATACCGAAATAAAGGCTGCAAATTCCTGTAATGCCTTTCGGAGCTTATGCGTTTTAAACCATAGGCTTCTTTCGTGTTAGTCAGCGGTGCGGTTATACAAGAATGAAACTATTATTCAAGTGGTTCATTTTTGCAGCCCACCGCTTTTTTTCTTGGAGGTTAAGTGTGAAAAAGATATTTATATTTCTTTGCTTTTTTAGTTTAAATTTTTTGTGTTTTGCTGATTTGAGAGATTATGTTTGCGTTGTAAGGCCTAACTACAAGGAAGATATTGTTGATTGTGTAAATGAAGCTGCAGATGCCCTAGAAGATATGGGTTATGCAGATTTTGCAGAAGTATTTAAGTTAAGAGTTGAAAAAGATAACTCATTCGGATCCGGTTTTATTTATATCTTTAACGGAAAAAGCTATGTTGTTACAAACAATCATGTTTGTGCATATGCCGACTCCGTTTCTATAGAAATGATGGATGCTGATGGTAAAACTATAAAAAAAGTTGAAAACTGTAAGATTATTGCAAGCAGTGCTGAAGATGATCTTGCTATTGCGGAAATTCCTGCAGATGCAGGTATAACGAAAGGATTAAGTCTTTATAAGGCTGATTTGCGTGAAGGTATAGATGTATGGTCTGCCGGTTATCCGGCTCTAGGCGGTAAACCGTCATGGCAATTAGGAAAAGGGACATTAACTAATAAAAAAATAAAATTTGATGATCCTCTTTATCCCAAGGATAGCTTTTTTTTACAGCATTCGGCTCCGATAGATGCCGGCAATTCCGGCGGTCCTCTTTTGGTGGTATCAAAAAATGCTTCAGAAGAATATGCAGTTATTGGCGTAAATAAGTCAAAAGCCCGCAGACGTGAAACGACAAACTTTGCAATTCCTTATTCTACTGTAAATTCATTTTTTAAATTGGGCTTTGCCGACTTAAACAGTGTCCAAAGCGAAAAAATGTTAAAAAATGCGGAAGCTGTCTTTTTAAAACAAGCTTCTTATCCGCAAGAAACTCTTGCCGATGAAAAAGAAACTGAGGATAGACTAAAAAGGATCTACGCTCTTGCTTCGCTTATAAGCACTGACTATGCCAAAAAAAACGGATTGGGTATGCTAAAAGATGCCCTTCTCAGAGCTCCTACCTATGTGCGTGATACTATTATTGAAAGAATGATATTTTCCTTTCCTATTGATTCACTAAAATTTGCAATTGCGTATAACCTTGAAAGAGATATGAATGATTATAAAACCTTTTCTTCGGTAGAAAATAAGTCCGATTCACAAAATGCCGGAGGAAAATATATAGTATTTAAAAATAATAACTCAGATAAGTTATATTCATTGTGGATAATTGAAAATAAAAACTGGAAGATAGCTGATTTTTCACTAAATAATGAGCTTTCTGATGAGAAAGTTGCCGATTCTTCTAAAAATAAACAGGAAAAGACTAAGATTAAAGAAAAAAAATCGAAAAAGTCTACAAACATGATTTTTGCATCTCCGTATAAAGCAATCGTTTTTTTTGAATACAACGGACTGCCTACACCATATGGCTTTTCGTCGGGCGGAACTATTGGTGCAATTTTCAATTATAGATTTTTTGGTTATGGAGCTATGATTAATGTAAATCAGCGCCCCATTACTACCAGAAAAAAAACAAATAGGTTTGATCATGACGATATTTTTTCAACCAGCTTTAAAATTTTTGATGCAGTTTCATATTCAGTTTTAGCATTTATTGAACCCAATCTTCCTATTTCAGTAAATGACAAGGTTACTATAATGCCTTATATACAGGCAGGAGGAGGCTTTGGTTCTCCTTTTATCATGCCTGGCTTTTTTAGTTTTCATGCAAGACTTTCTTCAGGAGTTAGATTTATTTTTGATATACGAGGTAAAAAACTGATGCTTGGGGCGGCATACCTTGGAAGATATGCAAATATCGAAGATACACGCCTATTCTTAAATGGATTTGGCATAAGTGTAGGATATTCATTTTAAATTTTACGGAGGTTTTTATGATAAAATTTAAGCTAAACAAAAAATACATTTTGTTATGGTTGACTTTATCTTTGGTTCTCTTTTCTTCATGTTCCAGTGTGGGGGGCTATGTTAACGGAAAGACATTGAATAAAAAAGAATTCGGGCCGCCTGAAACTCATACACTGATGTTCGGGCATATGGATGTTGAAGAGGCCCCATTGCATTTACCGGTTAATAATACGGCTAAGGATTATCAGGAGTATGTTCAGATGAATACTGAAAAAGAACCTTTGCTTTTTTTACCAATTTATTTTAAAGGTTCCGTTATGTCGTTTTATCCGATGGAGCAGGGAATAAGTTTAAGACTAATGTTTTCACACTATTCGATAATGAGATTTTATGGAAATTATACACATACGAATGTTTACCAATTCTGGTCATTTTTAGGCTTGCCTGAATCAAGTACTCTATGGTTTTCATGTAAAAAGCCGGGGCTCCAATATATAGGATCTTATATACGTACAAGATCGGGATATAAAAAGGATACGGCAAAAGATTCGCCTAAAAATGAACTTTCTGCTTTAGAGGAAATTAAAGAGTATTACAAAGGTACTTCTTGGGAAACAGTTATCGAAAACAGAATTAAGGAGCTTCAAAATGAAAAAAGCAAGTAGTATAATATTTATTTTTTTGTTAAGTGTTGTAGTTTTTGCACAAAACTATTCAAAACCTGGGCGAAATGAGGTTGTTTTAGTTTTTTCGGTAGATATTCGGCCGTCGGTTAATAGAGAATTTTTTAAACAATATCTTAGTATACCGTCCATGCCTCTATCCGATTTGATAATCAATGAGACAGGCAGACCCGTCAATAATGATCCCGGTGATTCAATATCTTTATATTGTGAAGGAGACGAGAAATTTGATAAACCTACTGCTGTAGCTGATGTTGAAGATCTTATTTCGGTAAAAGTTCCGGTTTCGAGATCCGGTGAGATAGCTTTAAATTTTTGCACATATAACTTTTTTAAGGGCACTGCCTTTCGTTTCTTCTTACCTTTCGGAGTAAAGATAAAAGTACAGCCTGAGTTCAAATATTATTATTTGGGTCATCTGGAGTACAAACGAAGCGGAGGTATGAATTATGAAATTACCGATGTTAAAAAGCAAGATAACTATGCTGGAGTAGTACCCATAATAAAAAAGCGATACGGCAAGGATGCGGAGCTTGTCCGTGCTGCCATGACCGCCATTGATATTAAATAGTTTTACTATAATATTTAATTGAATAAAGCTGCACTGTGATTTTCACAATGCAGCTTTTTTGTTTGTGATAACAATCAAAAATAATACGTGTTTTAAGCATAAAATTCATCAAAAGGATCTATAAAATTAAAGTTTACAAATCATAATATAATCTTCTTTATTTTCCTGAACAACTTCAAAACCTAGCTTTTTATACATCCGAACTGCATAGTTAATCTTTTGAACCGATAATGAAACTTGCTTGTATTCTTTTTCTTTTAAAGTCAAAAGGATTTGTTTTATAAGTTCTGTTCCAATACCCAGATTTCTATACTCCTTGAGAAGTGAAATTGAAAGGGATGGTGTTTTATCATCAACATGGCCGTAATCATTTATTATACGAGTCCATACCGCTCCTACCACCTTTCCTTCGACTTCTGCAACATAACAGAGATCATCCTTCTTACCAAAATCTGAAACATATATTTGTAAATCGGGATGTTTTATAATATCTTTGGATGGTGCTTGTTCTCCTTCGGGAATAAAAATAGCTTCATATAAGAATGTATCCAAAAGTTTAATTTCATTTTGTTTTAATTCTCTTATTTTGTAATTCATGTCAGCCTCCGACTTAGGCTCTGATTTTTGTTTTTATAACTTGTCAAGATCTTTTTAACCAAAACCATATTCTTTTAGCCCAATTTTCCTGCGGTAAACTAAAAATTATAAATGACTATTTAGCCAACAAATCTTCTTGAAGTCTTTATTGTTATTATTATCGTTTCTATATGAATCTTTTGATGATGCTTCATAAATACCTAAAAACTGTTTTAGACTTGGTACACGAAACTTTATTCCGTCTAGTTGAATAAGTTCTATATCTGATTCATAAATACCTGCAAAATCATACAATGCATCAATTGTGCCGTATTCTACGCTCACTCCGGTTTTTTGAAATTCATGCTCATGAACATCTATTAAATTATATCCTAATTCTTTCATAACCGCCATTATTTTGTCCCAATTATAAATTCTAAGTTCGTCAGGAGCTTCCCAACCTCTCGGATCTCCCGGAACATGAATATCAATATCTGACGGCTCCCAATCTTCTTTTGATATAAATTCTAATCCTAAAGAACCCATTAGTGTAGGTGTGATTCCGGCTTTATTTAAATGTAAACAAATAGTCTTAAATTCATCAAATAAAAAACTCATTTCTCCTCCATAAATTCTAAATTGTCGGTTTTTACGATTGTAGTTATGCAAGCACAAAAAATCAGGTTTATTTAAGCAATGATAGACGGAAAGTAAAAAAGCTGCACGGTGCTTTTTCACAATGCAGCTTTTTGTTTGTTCTTATTTTTTCTTCAACCTTACCTTCGGTTCGCTTGCGATTCCGAATTTTGGGAAGATTTTATCTATTCCGAAGAGGGTAAACAATAAAATAGTTGCAACCGAAATATGGGCCATAAAGTTATACTGTATTATCTGGGTTTGGCTGAATTGGTAAAGAGGATATACCGTGCCTGCGATGCCGATAAAAAAGCTTAAATAAACATGCCAAGGAATCAGCTGGGATCCGAAGATGCCGAGGGCAGAAGAGAAGGTTGCGTTTCTCAATTTTAAGGAATAAAGATCTTTTTCGTCTCCTTCTACGTTTTCTTCCGTAATGTCTCTGATTATCGGGCCTACCGTAACTATTTGAGCCATCTCATCGGCAAGGGCTGCGTTTCCTAGCAAAGAGATGATGCCGTTCCAGAACATGAGCTGTCTTACGTTTCGGGAGAGTTTTACGGCAAGGTTTGATAGAGGTCTAAAGGCATCCATCTTCGACATTATGCCGCCGAAGGCTGCAACCCACATCATCATTATGATAACCCATGAGCCGGCTCCTACAAAGCCGTTATATACTATGTCAAAAAAGGCAAGGAGACCTGAAACCGTTCCTGCAAAGCGTCCTAAGATAAAGCATGATACAATGCCTGCTCCCAAGCAAAGGAGGGTAGAGTAGCCTTTTAAGGCAATTCCTATAACCAATATGAGAGGAATTACCATGTAAACGGGAACTCCGTTTTGTACCTGATGGAGAAGGTCTACTGCAACAGGTTTTTCTTCAGCCAATTTTTCCCAAACGTCTTGGGGAATAGCCTCGATTGCTTTTTGCGGGCTTACGGCATCTCCGGGGAGGCTCAAGCCTGCAATCAAAAATAGGCCGCCTGCAAGCACCAAACACATTAAAGACCAAAGCCCCTGATTTTTCATACGGTGGGTAACCTCAACCCTGTGAATACCTGAGCTTACGACTGTTGTGTCCGAGATAAGACCGAGGTTATCGCCGAAGCAGGACCCGCCTGCAATGGCTGCAATGCTTAAAACCATGTTTCCGCTTAAAATATGGGTCATCCACAAGAAAATCGGGGCACAGGCGGCGAAGGTTCCCCATGAGGTTCCAGTAGCAACCGACAATACCGATGAAACCAAAAAGGCAACAAGGGCTACGGTTCTTGCCGATATACCTATGTTTAGGCTCAAGGTAATAATCGAGGCACCGACCCCTGTAGACATAAAGGCATCTGCCATGGCATAGGCAAACATGAGGATAAAGAAAACCAACTGCATTTCTTTAACATT
This genomic window contains:
- the grdA gene encoding glycine/sarcosine/betaine reductase complex selenoprotein A, coding for MVELKTKKVIIIGDRDGVPGEAIKLCAESAGAEVVYAATECFVUTSAGAMDLENQKRVKDLAEKYGPENVIVLLGGAEAESSGLACETVTVGDPTFAGPLAGVSLGLLCYHVAEPEIKSQIDPAVYEEQVSMMEMVMDVDAIIAEISEYRNKGCKFL
- a CDS encoding Na+/H+ antiporter NhaC family protein, which translates into the protein MRAFFKLTPVLLLAGLMMISNIESFSTALGFKLDILIIAPIAVIYASIVAMITEKFKFNDILNSAVDNVKEMQLVFFILMFAYAMADAFMSTGVGASIITLSLNIGISARTVALVAFLVSSVLSVATGTSWGTFAACAPIFLWMTHILSGNMVLSIAAIAGGSCFGDNLGLISDTTVVSSGIHRVEVTHRMKNQGLWSLMCLVLAGGLFLIAGLSLPGDAVSPQKAIEAIPQDVWEKLAEEKPVAVDLLHQVQNGVPVYMVIPLILVIGIALKGYSTLLCLGAGIVSCFILGRFAGTVSGLLAFFDIVYNGFVGAGSWVIIMMMWVAAFGGIMSKMDAFRPLSNLAVKLSRNVRQLMFWNGIISLLGNAALADEMAQIVTVGPIIRDITEENVEGDEKDLYSLKLRNATFSSALGIFGSQLIPWHVYLSFFIGIAGTVYPLYQFSQTQIIQYNFMAHISVATILLFTLFGIDKIFPKFGIASEPKVRLKKK
- a CDS encoding serine protease, with the translated sequence MKKIFIFLCFFSLNFLCFADLRDYVCVVRPNYKEDIVDCVNEAADALEDMGYADFAEVFKLRVEKDNSFGSGFIYIFNGKSYVVTNNHVCAYADSVSIEMMDADGKTIKKVENCKIIASSAEDDLAIAEIPADAGITKGLSLYKADLREGIDVWSAGYPALGGKPSWQLGKGTLTNKKIKFDDPLYPKDSFFLQHSAPIDAGNSGGPLLVVSKNASEEYAVIGVNKSKARRRETTNFAIPYSTVNSFFKLGFADLNSVQSEKMLKNAEAVFLKQASYPQETLADEKETEDRLKRIYALASLISTDYAKKNGLGMLKDALLRAPTYVRDTIIERMIFSFPIDSLKFAIAYNLERDMNDYKTFSSVENKSDSQNAGGKYIVFKNNNSDKLYSLWIIENKNWKIADFSLNNELSDEKVADSSKNKQEKTKIKEKKSKKSTNMIFASPYKAIVFFEYNGLPTPYGFSSGGTIGAIFNYRFFGYGAMINVNQRPITTRKKTNRFDHDDIFSTSFKIFDAVSYSVLAFIEPNLPISVNDKVTIMPYIQAGGGFGSPFIMPGFFSFHARLSSGVRFIFDIRGKKLMLGAAYLGRYANIEDTRLFLNGFGISVGYSF
- a CDS encoding GNAT family N-acetyltransferase is translated as MNYKIRELKQNEIKLLDTFLYEAIFIPEGEQAPSKDIIKHPDLQIYVSDFGKKDDLCYVAEVEGKVVGAVWTRIINDYGHVDDKTPSLSISLLKEYRNLGIGTELIKQILLTLKEKEYKQVSLSVQKINYAVRMYKKLGFEVVQENKEDYIMICKL